From Rana temporaria chromosome 5, aRanTem1.1, whole genome shotgun sequence:
gtgaaagatgatgttgtgcTGAGTAAAGAAaatgcctaacatgtcacgcttcaaaattgcacactctTGTGGATTGGCGCCAAACTTcattacttaaaaatccccataggcaacgcttttacttacttttattttttactggttacatgttttgctcttactctaacgttcgcagcgatacctcacatatgtggcctATCGTTTTTAATGTTGGTGCGATTtaagtatgcgttcgcttctgtctATATCGCTGCTAGTTCACCGCTTGATTGCAATTTTGGACATGATTGGATTTTATGGATTAGACTAGCAGACGTTATCAGCTGTTTGCAGCCTGTTCTGCACATCTATTGCATCTGCATAGTTTATTTGCACAGGAAGCTCATTTGCTGATTTTTGCACAGTTTGTTTGTACACAGTGTACACTTGTAGTATTTATTATTGCACTTTGACACCACTATTGTATTATTgtactatttatttattgtattagtgACTTTGTAGTCCATGTTTGCAGGGTTAGCATTTATGCACTCTTGCATTTCTTCACATTAATTTGAACTTGCCTATATATTTTTGCCTGCAGCAGTATACTTGTAACAGCACAGCACCAACCCCCACTTTATCCAATTCCCCTATGGGAATTGTTTAACCCTTGTTTGGTGCTGAAGCAGTTCACCGTCCTCTTCCCACATATGGTAGCGCAGGAATAACCACATACTTCATAGGTAGGATTttaatcaagcaaaaaaaaaaaaaaaaaaaagaagtataccTGAATGGGAatgcaagaaatacaaaaataggcgttatcccaatttggctgcaaaagtggaaatgtaTTTTAAGAATGGCATTTCTAGCAGATCAACAGAAAATTACCCGTTGATCTGCTGTAAAATACACTCAGCCCTTAATTTCCTGTTTTGGGCTGACAACACACAGCAGTTTTGTGGCCTGAATGGTGTCATCCCTGCCGGTTGTCCAAAGAATCTTTCCCCCTCTCCATCACAGGACTACACAAGAACGAATTGTTCTTTGTTGGCTGTGAATTTCTGACTGAATCagtattttcttcttttatacttaTAGTACAGATAAATATACACATGAAAGGGTTTGATAAGAACAGACCAAAAGGAAGGAAATATGTTCATTATTAGGGTTTACATGTACTatattattctattctattgggtagaggtcaggactctgtggccagtcaagttcctccaccccaaacttgctcatccttgtctttatggacctggtttgtgcactggtgcatagtcatgttggaacaggaaggggggtcatccccaaactgttcccacaaagttgggagcatgaaattgtccaaaatgtcttggtatgctgatgtcttaagagttcccttcactggaactataaagccaagcccaacccctgaaaaacaaccccacatcataatcccccactccaccaaatgatttggaccagtgcacaaagcaaggtccataaagacatggatgagtttggggtggaggaacttgactgtcttgcacagagtcctgacctcaacccgatagaacacctttgggatgaatgagaaaggagactgcaagccaggcctttttgtccacatcattgcctgacctcacaaatgcgcttccggaagaatggccaaacgttcccatagacacactcctaaaccttgtggacagccttcccggaagagttgaagctgttatagctgcaaagggtgggccaactcaaaattgagccctacagaccaagactgggatgtcatcaTGCGTGTGTAAAAGCAATATAGTAATAttatttggtaatatagtatacacTTGAACTGCTTTTTTAAAAACGGGTTTGAAGATCTCAATTCCAACATATGCACGCACACACACTCAATGATGAAGGGAGATACATATCCTCTTTCACTCCTTACtgattttctgcttttaacacatATAGAGAATGACCGTCTGAAATCAAACAGCTACCACCATGCTCTCAGTTTACAAAACCCATAATGCTTTATGACATAAACTCGCATGAGTCATAGGTGCACCAtcaagtaatgtttttttttttttttttttttttttaaataaagaagaagaggaaaaacaaacatcagtttaaaaaaaattttttttttagttttggaatgGTTAAATCCTCtttgatgtttattttttttatttttttgtggtgccTGGTTAAATGGAAAGTTCCCCCTTAAAAAATAGGTCATAGGACGGTATTTCACCAGAATGTTTTTTCCTTGGTTCCTATTCCAGTAATACCCAtagcattttttatttcatatcaaTTAATTGTCACCAAGAAAAATAGGATGAATTTGGGGATACAATAAAACCtgttctaatccttccctacACTATAAAAGATGCAAAGAAGATCTCCAGCTGCCATTTATCAAGTATTAGTTACCAATCATATGTAACACATTGTCAGATATTACACAAATCTAGTAACAGAACGTACTGTATGCTGCTAGCATGGGTCCTATATTCATCTGCAAATTGTGTTACTATCAGGCAAGCTCTGATTGGAGCAGACAACTTATTGCAATTGTTTTGCTAAAACATTGAGCCCCATACATAAAACATTTGTCACTGCCCACAACATCAGTTCATCTTTGCGCTGCGATCATGAAAAAGCAAATCTGGTTGTAACAAACTATAGCTTTTCTCGGACTGTAAAAAGAAGCTtggttttaaatataaaaatcttTATTACGGTTCTCTTCACTATATTATTTTATCATGAAGAACACGAGGAAAGTGTTTTCTTAGATAAACTTctcaaaataaaagaacagaattaaAGCTTACATGTACACAGAAAATATATCTAAATTGTCTTAAAGGCAGATCAATATTCCAAATGCGTGTGCATCAATCTCATCTTCAAGTTTCTCTAACTGACTGTACATGGTTTTGTATGTCCAATAAATCAAGAGACAGAGATACATTTAATATTCATCAAGTAAGAGATGTAAGGAAATTTTGTAAATGCCCCTTTTTACTTGGTTCCTTTTCATCTTGGCTAAGAAGCATTTTTAATCTGGAAAATTGAAATTTGCCCTTCTTTGCAGACTTGGTTATTGTGGCAGGTGAGGAATGAGCAGAAACACATGACCTACAAAGACAATAATGCAGATATAACCAACAGTATAAACAAAGAAACATACATAACTTCATGTAAAACAGGAATACCAATCCATGGAATAAGGCGTTTCTTTTCCCATAAGACAGTGCATTGTTTTCAGACAGTCAACAAGAGCTATATCATCATCACATTACAATTGCATACAACATAATTGTATGTGCAAtagtgtatacattgtatatacattgcattacatacaggataccatatttttttttttgtaacagtggaaggccccatacacaccatagaatctatccgcagataaatcccatcaagtgggtttctgcggatagattctatggtgtgtacactccgtcggatatctatccgcggataaatctcccctgggatggatttccagcagatggatatttgctgacatgctcaacaaatccatctgctggaatccattccaacggatggatccgctcgtctgtacagacttaccggatccatccgtccaaagggattccccgcacgcgtcgtaatgatttgacgcatgcgtggaattccttatatgacagcgtcgcgcccgtcgccgcgtcataatagcggcgacggcgcgacacgtcatcggcagaggatttcagcggggatttcaatgcgatggtgtgtacacgccatcgcatagaaatcttctgaaatcctcgagaggatttatccgcagatacggtccgctggaccgtatctgcggataaatcctctcgtgtgtatggggccgaaggctattttaaccacttcaatactgcccaggacaattttcagcttttgaatgacaatttcgcaGTCAtggaacactgtacccaaactatatTTTTGGGGCATTTTTAACCCAGAAGAAAGGGGTTAACAGCACCCGAAAAACGCTGCTGCTGAAAGCGcttttcaatggcaggggcggtttaggagTGGCGTATACATTGTTCccgcactgccccaaagatgctgcttggactttttttccccatcctgcaagtgcacggccccagtgtgaaagcactcgggctttcacattggggtggcatgggaagcGTTTTATCAGGTGCTTAACATGCACCATCTTTAGTgctaaaatgcattaaaaaatgccTTCTGTGTGAAAGGAGtcaaatagaactttattttggtggtatttgatcaccactggggtttttatgttttgctaaacaaaactaaactacagaaacaaagaaaaaagttatttttttgttataaaatttagttttctccttcactgacaggcatTGATAAGGTGGCACAAATATGTAGAattaatggacactgataggcagcactgacaggctatactgatgggcactgtttggACTTTTtaacagcactgactggcatccgaTAGGCACggatttgcagctgtggtgggcacctctgatggggactgcgctgataatcaatgtgctgatcatCAGTAgagaccccccctctgacaggagagccgccgatcagctctgTCAGCACGAACCGAGGAAAGACGTTTACCGTCACTTCCAGGTTacacactgtgattggtcacagctgatcacttggtaaagagcctacgtcataggctctttaccatgatcGGAGTTGTGATGTGTCAGAATGACACACCACCGATCACTGCAAAGCCACACGGTCGCAGGTCACATCTTATGGCGTCCAGTCAGTATATGCAACCACCGCccggctgtcattctgctataggctgggcgggaaatGGTTAAGGACAGAATACACTGTGTTAACTCTTATGACAAATGCTTCAACCTACCTGTTAACACCTTCTCTATAGTTTAAACTGAATCACGCATTCAAAACTCAGGTGTACAGTCTCGGAATGATTCTGTGAGGTAGCAAAAAGTAACTCCCATGTGCTTGTGTGAAAGTTATGGCATCCGAGCCCAGCCTATCAAGAGGCTAGACGCCAAACTTGCAAAAAAGATGAAGGTGTCGGCTACAGAGGAGATCACCAACACTGCAGTGTTGGAAGGCATTGCTTTGCTATGTAATTGTACCACAATTTACAAATTCACTGTACATATTTACACATTATGCCAAAAACCTCCCGGGGGCCCAATATTTAGAATGGCAGATTGCTtcccctttaaccgcttgccgaccaaccACAGTACGTTTACTGTGGCAGGTCTGCTTATacgggcacaatcacgtacctgtaaagCTTGAGCTGCAGCACAAGCCAATCAGTGGGTACgggccaatgatttatggccgGCACCCGCTGATTGTCTGAGCGAAAGACAGAAGAGAGCCCTGTGTTGCTAAACACAGGGCTCTCTACAGACAGCAGCGATGTGCAGGTTTTTTcctctctgcaaagcagggagtaaaaactggcacattgcttagtaaaaacagcacacactACATACATTAACAACTgttcacagttaaccctttgatcgccctataCATGTTAAACCCCTTCCCAGCTAATGTCATTAATACAGTAAAAGTGTATATTATTAGTACTGTTCACTGTATTCGTGTCACTGGAGATGTCAATGGTAGTTAGtcagttcccacaaagtgtcagttagtgttagATTTTCCGCTGcattatcacagtcccactataagttgctgatcattactagtataaataaaaaaaacagaataaataATTCCAGAagctataccatagtttgtagacactataacttttacgcaaaccaatcaatatacaattatatttttcttagctaaagatatgtagcagaattAATTTTGACCTTAATTTTTGAAGAACTCCAACTTTTTGgtggataggttttatagcagaaagtagaaaatatatatatttttttaatttaaattttctgtctttttatatagcaaaaaaaaataaaacagtagtgattaaataccaccaaaagaaagctctatttgagtaaaacaaacaaaaatggctGTGCAACTACCAGTTAAAATAGCGCAATGTCAAATAGCAGACAAAACCTTCCCGgaactcaagtggttaataaaagacaCCTTTCCCTTGTAGCCCTAAAATCATCATTGAGTTCACACACGAGAGCAAGAACATGCTGTATCTGCCaatctattataaaataaaattggaTGACAATATTAACATACTTGCCTACCCGATATCAAAATTCTCCGTTTCTATAATGTACACTGCATTCAAATGATAAATTGGTAGTGCTTTCATGCTCAAATGATTAATGTTATGCATGCTAGCAACAGGTCCCAACCAATAACTGAAAATAAAGCACAGTAGTGGCTTATAACGCATGCATCCTAGATTATGCTATACCTGGGTGTTAGTACTGGGCTTTTGCTTTTCGAGCTAAGCTTCTCTTCGCTGTAAGAAAGGTTCACCTTCCTATTCGATCCCGGTGTTCTCAGGTCAGGAGAACCAAAATTCCTCTTTGTTTTAGGTGTACCCGGACCATTAGCAAGACCATTTCTGCTTTCCCCAGGATATTTGGAAACCATTTTACACGTGTTGCATGTAACCACCTGGAAAAAGGAATCAAATTAGATATCCACATAAACAATCATAGATACTAGAAAGTAATACAAGGAGAATAACAGGAGAGAAATTTGTGCCATACATAATAATAAACACAATAATTCTATTCTAGAGTTAAAAGTGACAACTAGACAGCTGAAGAAATGTGACAAAGTGAGAAAACcggctatgaaaaaaaaaaaactcaaactaTTTTATAGACATTGTCACACTGTCATATTCGGTTTGCATCAATGGGTGAACACATGCTGCATCCAACACTCATGTTCAAAAGGAATAGGGAATAAAAAACCCACTGCTGAAGTAAAAGCTGCCATCATGTATAGAAAGGAGACCAGGGGAAACTCGTTCAGAAAGCAAAATCAAGTGGCACTCAGACACAGAGATCAGTGTATTTATACAGTACTAGTGATGCAAATCCAACATCAATAATAACCGTGGGGATGCCCAGTAGTTCCTCTAAAATCATTACCGCTACCAGTCGAAGTTGTAAAATCAAATATGTCATTATATTTATGTCCCTGCAAAATAAAGAAGTATTTGGCAGGAACAGCAACAAATTAGTGACATTATAAAAGTGTAtggcaaggaaaaaaacaaaaaacaaacaaacattacaTACATCTCTAATTCATGCACATTTCCACATTTTTCGCTCTTCAAGTCTGCACATACACAAAAATACTTGTTGATCCTGGTAGAAATGCACTTGGCTCCTAAATTCCAATTATGGGCTGATATTAAAGTGCCTTTTATAATACTTGTCTTTTGCTAAATTACAAAATGCCTCCCACTCTCCTTCTCACTACAACATAGGAGAGTAATTGTTTTGTAGTTCAGGATACAGGGTAGGGGAACTGATTagactttaaaaatatttttacaattaTATTTAAATTTAAAAGGACTCCAGGAACTACAGCACTTTCAAAACAGTGCTGTCTTATAAACGGTTAATGCCAACAAGGTGTATACCACCTCATGCGCTTCTACCAtttacaatttacatttttaCCGAGCACTTGAGTATAGCCATCGCTAAACTTCAGGTGCTTTGAAACTAGAAGACATttacagccactctgcccatcccTCCTGAACCTAAAAGTATTCCGTGAATGGATGGCGGAGGGGAGAGCAGGGCAGAGCAGGTGTTGTCCCTCAGGGAGCCAGGATCATAGCAACAGATATACTCCCAGTGCttcataaaaatgtaaatatgcaataaaaaaagtccataaggTGGCATGACCTAATCCCTTTAAAACcagtacatttttaaattaaaagttcTGCCATTCCTGGAGTTCTTTAAGATAAAACAGAATGACTGTACAAAACACAGGACAGCTCTGAATTTCTTACAGATATAACCAAATgctgtaagggccagttcacaccatagaaacgcagttctgatgcgttccagatgcttttatgcatgcacatttctttatcgtacatcacgggacacagagaagcatagtaattactatgtgggttatagagagtaccttcaggtgtggacactggcacgcccttaaggcaagaagttccctcccctatataacccctcccataccaggagtgcctcagttttttgccagtgtctaaggtgttggtcacgagtgaacatgtgctccaaggagctccactggagggatccatattggatgtaaaaagcctccatgaaatccggatccgtccaaagtgcttctgagccaaagtggacggtacccgggccccggttaagaagaacagggtttggcctgtaatgcttctctttgagagctggatcctggttattcagtactttggtcaatttcctaataccaaaagtttactgacagggtgcgatatgggtccaggggtgtggtgttcctgtccatggaccccggtccctgaaggtctatagacgctgctctccgtgatgggtgaagattggactgtctgttatgcagagtcctgcagcgttggatcaggtaagtgaaggtgcttgtttgcctaaagctaactgtctgtgcttctcctatatggtcctgtgtgttgtggggaggaggggtatctctagtcaggtagttagcccctcctgtgcaggttaaaagcagaaaaaagttaTCCAAAATGTTTGGCTTCACTTGGCTTACCTGGTTCTCACATGGAGCTGTGGTGTTCCATCCTCATGCATGAGCGCGCAGCGTCATGCGCGCGCGACATTGATGTGTCTTAGGCGCACGGGCGCgcacaaatgaattttttgtacgctgcttcgaTGCGCACGAATGTGCGCGGCGTGCTCCGTGAGGTGCGTGCGACGACATGTGCGCGCGTGCGGCTACGTGTGCGCGCGTAGCCTCGTGGTGCACGCCTAGcagcggcgcgcgcgtgcgcatgcgcgcagggggtctatctcagctgttctctatgagacTTGAGATTACAGGACAGAGTAGGTCAGGTGATACACCTAGTCCTTATATGCTCCAGTCCACCTAACTGGTtctggctgacggtggacacagagatcttgtgcacatacttcagtatttagtactggtggtggacagtgacatttgcttaaggcgcatagtgggctctgcaccttgccaaccatcaaatagcagcgtcagtgctggtctataggttcgcaagtagttgcaactattgtgagtacctcagctttatcatggctaaaggctcagggactagaagcaaaaaagcaaagggatcgccatctggctcagaggatctcgggcatgctcctgcggctgcttcctctcctgaaaaattgaaggaggcccagggtgaaccatcagggctgtcagatgcctgttctgcccttgtcccacttgctccagtttttgtgacacaggaggctctggcctcagctatggggggtctggagcagagattagcgaccttgattgcatcctctctctcaagggaaaaacgcacaaggtccccctctccctctgaggagtccctcgatttggggcatgcatcctcagaagaggttgatttaccctctggagatctggcagaaggtcagctggaagtagtggactctgaggattccactttgggagaacccttttcggcgtcgcaatccgaaaaattgttggtccagtccctcactgagatggtctgttcggccttcaagttgccactttcagagccagcttcaagtgcagtctcatctttaggctccttaaaagctcctcaagctaattattccttcccggttcaccccctgctggaagggcttatctacaaggattgggaacatccagatagatattttcttcctcctaagaagttttcggttttataccccatggaggaacaattcactaaaaaatggggcatccccaaggttgacgcagctgtgtcctgcgtaaacaaatctttgacctgtccagtagacaatgttctggtattcaaagatccgacagacaagagattagagactttattaaaaacctcttttgcttcggcgagaggaataacccagcctgcaattgcggctattgggatttgccaggccttgaaggaccagtttaaaggggtcttaaaggaatTGCCGGCACAACAGGCCCAGAATTTCCGAGAGCATCatgttttgccatagatgctattaaggactccattcagcagtcctcacgtctcactctctcgctagttcatatgcgcaggttactctggctgaagaactggtctgctgaagccccgtgtaaaaaattactggcggggtttccctttcatggagagcgtttgtttggggaagatctggatgcttacattcagaaaatttccagtggcaaaagtacactgttgccagtaaagaaaaggtttaggggtcccccctcctttaagcgatcctcctctcctatccctagtacttccggtaccaggcagttccgacggcctcctggacgattcaatgcaggtgggaagccacagggccagcctcaggcttccaaaaagccttggaaccgtaagccacaggccaagccagcaactaagtcagcattatgaaggttctcccccactcagccgggtggggggaaggcttcagctgtttgcgcaggcttggctagacaggatccaagacaggtgggtcctctctacggtctccgggggctacaagctggagttgagcgaatttcctccgccgcgcttcttaacctcgaacgtcccaaaggacctcggcaaaagaaggtccttagcattggccttagatcatctgttatcccaaggggtaatcagagagctgccagtggaagaacaaggtttggggttttattccaatctcttcaccgtccccaaaccaaacggggatgtaagacccatcctggacctcaaggccttaaacaagttcctaagggtccaatcattccggatggaatcgatcaggtcagtggtggcctccctgcaaggaggggaactactagcgtccatcgatataaaggacgcatacttgcacgttcctatctttctcgaccatcagaagctgcttcgcggtaaatcagcgccacttccagttcgtggccttaccttttggtctggccaccgctcctcgtgttttcacgaaagtattggctccactgttagcctatctaaggtctcaaggcatatccatagtagcctatctagacgacctgttggtagtagaccggtcagtggccgatctaaactcagcggtacacagaaccgtaaaatttctggaatccatgggttgggttctcaacctggacaagtcagccttaatgcctgtgcaaaggctcgaatatttgggtctactcatagacacaaagctaaaaagggtcttcctgccccaaaggaagttcgaggctttaagagtactagttcaactagtcaaagcaaagcgtcagcctcccattcgcctctgtatgaggttactgggaaagatggtagcctcgttcgaggccgtcccatttgcgcagttccactcaagggagcttcaacatgccattctgtccgcttggaacaaaaaggttcaagccttggatctccctatgtctctctcccggtcagtccggcagagcctttgttggtggctggttccccggaacctgctaaaggggaagtcctttgttcccgtgacatggcaggttgtgaccacggatgccagtctgctaggctggggtgcagtcctgggaggtttgtctctccaggggaaatggtcagcctccgagaggtctctacccataaatctgctggaaattcgagcagtctatctagccctgtcagcttggtcagacaggttgaagggtcttccggtcaggattcaatcagacaatgtcactgccgtggcatacataaatcaccaggggggcacaagaagtcgtgcagcccaaagaggtgaatcgaatcctgacctgggcagagaaatatgtcccatgcatttctgcagtgttcattccgggaatagacaattggcgagcagactacctaagccgccaacaggttcttccaggggaatggactcttcaccccgacatcttccagagcatttgtcagaggtggggaacaccagatgtcgatctctttgcatcaaggttcaatgcaagggtgggcaactttctgtcccggacaagggatccacttgcttgcggcacggatgcactggtgttcccatgggaccagttctccctaatgtatgtgtttcctccgctgcaattattaccccgtcttcttcacagggtaaagtcggaaggaagaccagtgattctggtggctccagcgtggcccagaagggcctggttcgcggacattgtaaggatgtccgtggggcaaccgtggtcccttccgcttcggccagacctattgtcccaggggccaatattccatccttccttaccgtctctcaatttgacggtttggctattgagtcccatatcttaaagaaaaggggtctctctaatgcggtggcatctactttgattaatgccagaaaaccggcatccagacttatctattaccgagtttggaaatcttatgtggcctggtgcgagaccaggggttggcatccccggaggtatctcattggcagaattctggagtttctgcagttaggggcagacatgaagttggccctaagcaccattaagggccagatctcggccttatcgatttttttccaaaggccactagctacacattccctgatcaaaacctttttgcaaggtgtgatccggcttagtccaccagtcaagattcccttgtgtccatgggatctgaatctggtcctttctgtcttacagaaacaaccatttgagcccttggctcatattcctttggtccttctgaccaggaaggtgatatttttggtagccataacctccgccaggagggtttcggagttggcggccttgtcttgtaaggaaccgtaccttatattccataaggatagagtggtcctacggccccacccggctttcctacctaaagttgtttcaa
This genomic window contains:
- the C5H18orf21 gene encoding UPF0711 protein C18orf21 homolog: MTEKFRKRAAVVVKDLCPGLSRHLLSVCPVPKTVGRGKKGICRFCFQIFTPDNHKVRLRPKMKITPRIEILLKKEAKCHRLNLKQTKLLRKYKCSRSVLVVTCNTCKMVSKYPGESRNGLANGPGTPKTKRNFGSPDLRTPGSNRKVNLSYSEEKLSSKSKSPVLTPRSCVSAHSSPATITKSAKKGKFQFSRLKMLLSQDEKEPSKKGHLQNFLTSLT